The following proteins are co-located in the Komagataeibacter sp. FNDCF1 genome:
- a CDS encoding LysR substrate-binding domain-containing protein — protein sequence MRQDSLLLRRAIPSLHSLVLFEAVARYLNFSKAATELSITQPAVSHGVRQLEASLGHALFVRERRSLTLTTQGQRLFAAVSGGFSAIAETLDDIAGASRRDTLVVSTSTVMATEWLMPRLSAFRQAFPELMIDLRSLDRDPDLTANNIDVHLRLGDGNWPDCETCRLWPEEIFPVCSPAYLAGRQPLTAIADILGHQLIHYIDPYRFRIGWAEWLRAAGVEVPRTVPAFLQVNDSLVAMKAAENGDGIALGWRPVADRALAENRLVIAFDSVVKTGRHFYAVTASPPNRRKAALTFRDWLVDSARQP from the coding sequence ATGAGACAGGACAGCCTGTTACTCCGCAGGGCAATTCCCTCCCTTCACAGTCTCGTCCTGTTCGAGGCCGTGGCCCGGTACCTCAATTTTTCAAAGGCCGCTACCGAACTCTCCATTACCCAACCGGCAGTGAGCCATGGGGTCAGGCAGCTTGAGGCATCGCTGGGTCATGCCCTGTTTGTAAGGGAACGGCGCTCACTGACCCTTACCACGCAGGGGCAACGCCTGTTTGCGGCTGTTTCCGGCGGGTTTTCCGCGATTGCCGAGACACTGGACGACATTGCCGGCGCATCCCGGCGTGATACGCTTGTTGTCAGCACCTCCACGGTCATGGCGACCGAATGGCTCATGCCGCGCCTGTCGGCGTTCCGGCAGGCTTTTCCCGAACTGATGATCGACCTGCGCAGCCTTGACCGTGATCCTGACCTTACGGCGAACAACATTGATGTCCACCTGCGCCTTGGTGACGGGAACTGGCCTGACTGCGAAACCTGCCGGTTATGGCCCGAAGAGATATTTCCGGTCTGCAGTCCCGCCTACCTTGCGGGCAGGCAGCCACTCACGGCCATTGCTGACATACTGGGCCACCAGCTTATCCATTATATCGATCCCTATCGTTTCAGGATCGGCTGGGCGGAGTGGCTCCGGGCCGCAGGCGTGGAAGTGCCCCGGACAGTGCCTGCCTTCCTGCAGGTGAACGACTCACTGGTGGCGATGAAGGCCGCTGAAAACGGGGATGGCATTGCCCTGGGCTGGCGTCCGGTCGCAGACCGTGCACTGGCGGAGAACCGGCTGGTCATCGCATTCGACAGTGTGGTGAAAACCGGCCGGCATTTCTATGCCGTGACAGCAAGCCCCCCCAACCGAAGAAAAGCCGCCCTGACCTTTCGGGACTGGCTGGTGGAC
- a CDS encoding NADH:flavin oxidoreductase, producing MSTAHEPGYTEDGLPKERYRLYHAEKARGGMAMTMIGGSSVVDIDSPQAFGNIQLYKDECVKWLRELADDVHDHGAAVMIQMTHMGSRTNWNKGDWLPMIDASHVQEPAHLAYPKAMEDWDFDRVIAAYADCAERVKEAGLDGLELECASHLIAHFWSPATNRRDDDYGGSLENRMRLVMDILTAIRGRIGNDPIVGVRMVCDEDWNRGLSRNEGVEIARRLTASGMIDFVNVIRGHVATDEALSHVIPNMGTRAAPHLDFAGEVRQQVRIPTFHAARIQDVATARHAIASGKLDMVAMTRAHIADPHITRKIMTGREDQIRPCVGMGFCIDSIYPAGSAACVHNASTGREGFLPQVVSATEGPVRKVVIVGAGPGGLEAARVAAERGHHVTVFEAGPKAGGQILLASALRRRREILGIVDWRVAECARLGVDIHYNRYAEESDVLAENPDIVVIATGGLPNIASLESGAELATTGWDILGGSVKPAKSVLVYDDNGSHPAMTVAEFLADAGSEIEVVTPGRMLAPDIGATSYPAYFRALGKAGAKITLNLRLERLERRGNRLAAIFLDEYTRERAEKEVDQVIIESGAQPMDELYFALKPLSVNEGAVDYRSFAAIRPQTIMKNATGKFQLFRIGDAVASRNIHAAIYDAHRFMAVA from the coding sequence ATGTCGACAGCACACGAACCCGGCTACACCGAGGATGGACTGCCAAAGGAGCGGTACCGCCTGTACCACGCGGAAAAAGCCCGGGGCGGCATGGCCATGACAATGATTGGCGGATCATCGGTGGTGGATATCGACAGCCCCCAGGCCTTCGGGAATATCCAGCTTTACAAGGATGAATGCGTGAAATGGCTCAGGGAACTGGCCGACGACGTTCATGACCATGGCGCGGCGGTCATGATCCAGATGACCCACATGGGCAGCCGGACGAACTGGAACAAAGGCGACTGGCTGCCCATGATTGACGCATCCCATGTGCAGGAGCCCGCCCATCTGGCCTATCCCAAGGCGATGGAGGACTGGGACTTCGACCGCGTGATAGCCGCCTATGCCGACTGTGCGGAGCGCGTGAAGGAAGCGGGGCTCGACGGACTGGAACTGGAATGCGCGTCCCATCTCATCGCGCATTTCTGGTCCCCCGCAACCAACAGGCGTGACGATGACTATGGCGGTTCGCTTGAGAACCGCATGCGTCTGGTCATGGATATCCTGACGGCAATCCGCGGGCGTATCGGCAATGACCCTATCGTCGGCGTGCGCATGGTGTGCGACGAGGACTGGAACAGGGGCCTGTCCCGCAACGAAGGCGTTGAGATCGCCCGGCGCCTGACCGCAAGCGGAATGATTGATTTCGTCAATGTCATTCGTGGCCATGTCGCGACGGATGAGGCCCTGAGCCATGTCATCCCCAATATGGGCACCCGGGCCGCACCGCATCTGGACTTTGCCGGGGAAGTCCGCCAGCAGGTCCGCATACCCACATTCCATGCGGCGCGGATACAGGATGTCGCCACCGCGCGCCATGCCATTGCCAGCGGAAAGCTGGATATGGTTGCAATGACGCGCGCGCACATTGCCGACCCCCACATCACCCGCAAGATCATGACCGGCCGCGAGGACCAGATCCGGCCCTGCGTGGGCATGGGGTTCTGTATCGACTCCATCTATCCGGCGGGTTCGGCCGCCTGCGTTCACAACGCATCGACGGGACGCGAAGGGTTTCTGCCGCAGGTGGTATCCGCAACCGAGGGCCCGGTCCGGAAAGTTGTAATCGTGGGCGCCGGCCCCGGCGGGCTGGAAGCCGCGCGGGTGGCGGCGGAGCGCGGCCATCATGTCACCGTGTTCGAGGCCGGACCGAAAGCCGGCGGCCAGATCCTGCTCGCCTCCGCACTCAGGCGGCGGCGCGAGATTCTCGGCATCGTGGACTGGCGGGTGGCGGAGTGCGCGCGCCTTGGCGTTGACATCCATTACAACCGCTACGCGGAGGAAAGCGATGTGCTGGCTGAAAATCCCGATATCGTGGTCATTGCAACGGGCGGCCTGCCGAACATCGCCAGTCTTGAAAGCGGCGCGGAACTGGCAACGACAGGCTGGGACATTCTGGGCGGAAGTGTAAAGCCCGCAAAATCGGTTCTGGTGTACGACGATAACGGTTCGCACCCTGCAATGACGGTTGCCGAATTCCTGGCTGATGCCGGGTCGGAGATCGAGGTCGTCACCCCCGGCAGGATGCTGGCGCCGGACATTGGCGCAACGAGTTATCCCGCCTATTTCCGTGCCCTTGGTAAGGCAGGGGCGAAAATCACGCTCAATCTTCGCCTTGAACGGCTGGAGCGACGGGGCAACAGGCTGGCAGCGATCTTTCTTGATGAATACACCAGGGAACGGGCCGAAAAGGAAGTCGATCAGGTCATCATCGAGAGTGGCGCCCAGCCCATGGATGAACTGTATTTTGCCCTGAAGCCGCTTTCAGTCAACGAAGGCGCAGTGGACTACAGGTCTTTTGCCGCCATCAGGCCACAGACCATCATGAAAAATGCCACGGGAAAATTCCAGCTGTTCCGGATCGGGGATGCCGTGGCGAGCAGGAATATCCATGCCGCGATCTATGACGCGCATCGCTTCATGGCCGTGGCCTGA
- a CDS encoding FAD-dependent monooxygenase, translating to MSSARPSSDCRVAIVGGGIGGLALACALEQRGIGYRLFERSARLGEIGAGVQMTPNAVKVIRALGLLDGLKQVGFLPDSLIGRNWRSGKTLFRTPLRNACEQLYGASFFHVHRADLHELLLSGVQQERITLGKACQSVEQRADGGVIHFTDGDSFRADLVVGADGIHSAVRNSLFGAQQARFTGHMCWRAVVPFDVMPDFVSPDSSFWMGPKGHVVTYYVKGGKAVNIVAVLESRDWVEESWNLPSSRDELLAAFHGWHPNIQKLFQRVDTTFKWGLFDRDPMDRWSVGNVTLLGDAAHPMLPFLSQGAAMAIEDGYELARALAAPVPVSDALQVYEASRRPRTRQVQLESRERGRTYHLASPLEQIMRDVSYKVRNFINPHKGGIKANWVYEYDATAVPAATASAA from the coding sequence ATGTCATCTGCCCGCCCGTCATCTGATTGTCGCGTGGCCATTGTCGGCGGGGGGATTGGCGGCCTTGCCCTTGCCTGCGCACTGGAACAGCGCGGCATCGGGTACCGCCTGTTCGAACGCTCGGCCCGACTGGGGGAAATTGGCGCAGGCGTGCAGATGACCCCCAACGCCGTAAAGGTCATTCGCGCGCTGGGCCTGCTTGACGGGCTGAAACAGGTCGGGTTCCTGCCGGATTCACTGATTGGCAGGAACTGGAGATCGGGCAAGACCCTGTTCCGCACACCGCTGCGTAATGCGTGTGAACAACTGTATGGCGCCAGTTTCTTCCATGTTCACCGCGCCGACCTGCATGAACTGCTGCTGTCAGGTGTGCAGCAAGAACGCATTACGCTGGGCAAGGCCTGCCAGAGTGTCGAGCAGCGGGCGGATGGCGGTGTCATCCACTTTACCGATGGCGACAGCTTCCGGGCCGACCTGGTCGTGGGTGCGGATGGCATTCATTCCGCTGTCCGCAACAGCCTGTTTGGTGCGCAGCAGGCACGGTTTACAGGACATATGTGCTGGCGTGCCGTCGTGCCTTTTGATGTGATGCCGGATTTCGTATCGCCGGATTCCTCTTTCTGGATGGGACCGAAGGGGCACGTGGTCACCTATTACGTAAAGGGCGGAAAGGCGGTCAATATCGTGGCCGTGCTGGAAAGCCGTGACTGGGTGGAGGAATCATGGAACCTGCCCAGTTCACGTGATGAACTTCTGGCCGCGTTCCATGGCTGGCATCCAAACATCCAGAAGCTTTTCCAGCGGGTGGACACCACGTTCAAATGGGGACTGTTCGACCGGGACCCGATGGACAGGTGGTCCGTGGGCAACGTGACGTTGCTGGGCGATGCCGCGCATCCCATGCTGCCCTTCCTGTCACAGGGGGCGGCCATGGCGATCGAGGATGGTTATGAACTGGCACGCGCACTGGCCGCACCCGTGCCCGTCAGCGATGCGCTGCAGGTTTACGAAGCATCGCGCAGGCCGCGTACCCGGCAGGTCCAGCTTGAATCGCGTGAGCGGGGACGTACCTATCATCTCGCATCGCCACTGGAGCAGATCATGCGGGATGTCAGCTACAAGGTTCGCAATTTCATCAATCCGCACAAGGGGGGCATCAAGGCCAACTGGGTTTATGAATATGATGCGACCGCCGTACCTGCCGCCACGGCATCTGCCGCATAA
- a CDS encoding aromatic ring-hydroxylating dioxygenase subunit alpha has product MSALPETLPTVCEDAVLLNDWFPVGYASDFEKGQITPVRLLDRDLIAWRDDGGAVHVWEDLCIHRGARLSKGCIRDNQVVCPYHGWRYNSRGECTLIPAAPRETPMRKAHAFTHHVKEQYGFIWVCLGTEPGEIAPFPEWDDPRFQKVHCGPYAYAANGFRAIENFVDATHFPFVHAGLNGVMENPDEIAPYDVEIGEEGVVSSEVRVFQPWGDARGIPVVGFYTYKCLRPFLAHFSKRILKADENGTPVDDDSEYFATLFTVQPLSATECIVRICSATDITPTPTPDAVRERADVVFNQDREIVETQRPERIPTQLRHELHHRTDLMGQKYRTWLRTLGIRYGTL; this is encoded by the coding sequence ATGTCTGCGCTTCCCGAAACGCTGCCCACCGTGTGTGAAGACGCCGTCCTGCTGAACGACTGGTTTCCGGTTGGCTATGCATCGGATTTTGAAAAAGGGCAGATCACACCGGTCCGCCTGCTGGACCGCGACCTGATTGCCTGGCGCGACGACGGGGGCGCCGTGCATGTATGGGAGGATCTGTGCATCCATCGTGGCGCACGCCTGTCAAAAGGCTGCATCCGCGATAACCAGGTTGTCTGCCCCTACCATGGCTGGCGCTATAACAGCCGGGGGGAATGCACGCTGATCCCGGCTGCCCCGCGTGAGACGCCAATGCGCAAGGCCCATGCCTTTACCCATCATGTAAAGGAACAGTACGGGTTCATATGGGTCTGCCTGGGCACTGAGCCGGGCGAGATCGCGCCGTTTCCGGAATGGGACGACCCGCGATTCCAGAAAGTGCATTGCGGCCCCTATGCCTATGCTGCCAACGGATTCCGAGCCATAGAAAATTTTGTCGATGCCACGCATTTCCCCTTCGTGCATGCCGGGCTGAATGGCGTCATGGAAAACCCGGACGAGATCGCACCCTATGATGTCGAGATCGGGGAAGAAGGTGTGGTGTCATCCGAAGTGCGGGTCTTCCAGCCATGGGGCGACGCACGCGGCATACCCGTTGTCGGCTTCTATACCTATAAATGCCTGCGGCCGTTCCTGGCGCATTTTTCAAAACGGATACTGAAGGCGGATGAAAACGGCACGCCGGTTGACGATGATAGTGAATATTTCGCAACGCTGTTTACCGTCCAGCCACTGAGCGCCACGGAATGCATCGTGCGCATCTGCTCGGCAACCGACATAACGCCCACACCCACCCCAGACGCGGTGCGCGAGCGTGCGGATGTCGTCTTCAACCAGGACCGGGAGATCGTTGAAACCCAGCGCCCCGAACGCATACCCACCCAGTTGCGCCATGAACTGCATCACCGGACCGACCTTATGGGTCAGAAATACCGGACATGGCTGCGCACGCTGGGTATCCGCTACGGAACGCTGTAG